A single region of the Borrelia hermsii DAH genome encodes:
- a CDS encoding alpha/beta hydrolase has translation MHIKNSIFIFIFLLLLIVVGPKMKVRNEFAKTKIPNKLEEIDQYLLIEESKFNLEANTKKEIIWNEAQKRTEYAVVYIHGFGASKNEIYPIPNNIAKALNANIFFTRLKGHGINNKDAFKGVNTQDWLRDIDEAIQIGQSIGEKLIIIGTSNGGACTIWALKNYPNKIYSAVLISPNIYPKDKRTSLIYYPWGRQIAYLITGGYNSLEIRQNKRTEYEEVTTFYSPIRQVDSIISMMGLVKLINDNGFDNIKIPLTIAYSPNDPTVDSNEINKFISEYGGHKKTIPIMLIESLHSHVSVGNHSYRSAQNTSYLTKYAVDFIKNIKSK, from the coding sequence ATGCACATAAAAAACTCTATTTTTATCTTTATATTCTTACTTCTTTTAATAGTAGTAGGTCCAAAAATGAAAGTTAGAAATGAATTTGCAAAGACCAAAATTCCCAATAAACTTGAAGAGATTGATCAATATTTACTAATTGAGGAATCCAAGTTTAATCTAGAAGCAAATACAAAAAAAGAAATCATATGGAACGAGGCTCAAAAAAGAACAGAATACGCCGTAGTATATATTCATGGCTTTGGGGCATCTAAAAATGAAATTTATCCCATTCCAAACAATATAGCCAAAGCATTAAACGCAAATATCTTCTTTACAAGACTTAAAGGGCACGGAATTAACAACAAAGACGCATTTAAAGGTGTTAACACTCAAGACTGGTTAAGAGATATTGATGAGGCTATTCAAATTGGGCAATCAATAGGAGAAAAATTAATAATCATTGGGACATCAAATGGTGGAGCTTGCACTATTTGGGCATTAAAAAACTACCCAAACAAAATATACTCTGCCGTCTTAATATCGCCCAATATCTATCCTAAAGATAAAAGAACAAGCTTAATTTACTATCCTTGGGGACGTCAAATTGCCTACCTTATAACAGGTGGCTATAATTCACTTGAAATAAGACAAAATAAAAGAACAGAATACGAAGAGGTCACAACATTCTATTCGCCAATACGACAAGTCGATTCAATAATTTCAATGATGGGTCTTGTTAAATTAATTAATGATAATGGTTTTGATAATATAAAAATTCCACTAACAATAGCTTACTCACCAAACGATCCTACAGTAGACTCTAATGAAATAAATAAATTCATAAGTGAATATGGAGGGCATAAAAAAACAATACCGATAATGCTTATTGAAAGTCTTCACTCTCATGTTTCTGTCGGTAATCATAGCTACAGAAGTGCTCAAAATACATCTTATTTAACAAAGTACGCAGTTGATTTTATTAAAAACATAAAAAGCAAGTGA
- a CDS encoding ABC transporter permease — MNRIILILYTLFLSIFIIFPLVIIITLGFFNEQNEFTFANFIRLLEPSYLKIFSRSINFALITTIFCILIGYPTAWFISMSKKNVQNMLIIMIILPMWINTLLRTYAWIRILGKNGIINNLLEAMGFKSIELIYNEKAVIIGMIYNFLPFMVLPIYIGLLKIKYEYIEAARDLGARMWQILLYIKLPLTLSYLATGIIMVFIPSITVFIISDLLGGAKQILIGNLIEKQFLFVEDWHTGAAISFIVMIVILIFNLTILKLMHKNNIE; from the coding sequence ATGAATAGAATAATTTTAATATTATATACTCTATTCTTATCAATCTTTATTATCTTTCCTCTAGTCATAATAATAACTTTAGGATTTTTTAATGAGCAAAATGAGTTCACATTTGCAAATTTTATAAGATTACTAGAACCAAGCTACTTAAAAATTTTTTCAAGAAGCATAAATTTTGCCTTAATTACAACCATTTTTTGTATACTAATTGGATATCCTACAGCATGGTTTATATCCATGTCAAAAAAAAACGTTCAGAACATGCTCATAATAATGATAATACTTCCTATGTGGATCAATACCTTACTTAGAACTTATGCTTGGATCAGAATATTAGGAAAAAATGGGATTATTAATAATTTGCTCGAAGCAATGGGATTTAAATCCATAGAATTGATCTATAATGAAAAAGCTGTAATAATTGGGATGATATATAATTTCTTACCATTTATGGTCTTACCAATATATATAGGACTCTTGAAAATAAAATATGAATATATTGAAGCTGCAAGAGACCTTGGTGCAAGAATGTGGCAAATATTATTATACATAAAGCTGCCATTAACATTATCATATCTTGCAACAGGGATAATAATGGTATTCATTCCTTCAATCACAGTGTTTATTATCTCAGATTTACTAGGTGGCGCTAAACAAATTTTAATCGGTAATTTAATTGAAAAACAATTTTTATTCGTAGAGGATTGGCATACTGGAGCTGCTATTTCATTTATTGTCATGATAGTAATATTAATATTTAATTTAACAATACTTAAATTAATGCACAAAAACAACATAGAATAA
- the zwf gene encoding glucose-6-phosphate dehydrogenase — protein MREKNVSNFDVVIFGVTGNLSRRKLIPSLFNLYKDGHISNFRIIGFSRRSFTDEELNIYVKDSLWQEESTVLVDDFLKFFVYLSGDFREKDAYVKLSSLLDNRERIYYLSTSPEFYEAIIENLKPYSFNNTSYLSKIILEKPFGSSLDTARCLNSLLYSVFKEEQIYRIDHYLGKETVQNIFTFRFGNSIFENIWNNRYVDFVQITVAEEAGIDGRAEYYDSVGALRDMVQNHILQLLSLIAMEPPIGFNADFIHDEKVKVLKSLKKLNRKTMQNYIVKGQYVCSQVQGILKKGYREEAEFLSTSNTETYLAMKLFIDNWRWSGVPFYIRTGKALVRKFSEIYIQFKKPGFTIFNTELNNLSNALIFRIQPRDGIEIKFNTKRPGYNYEIQEANMEFSYHASFNKFFGESYERLLFDAFLGDRTLYARNDEIDSSWEFVSDILDKWSDIKNWDYFYGSEGPVEANMVLEKDHFWRKM, from the coding sequence ATGAGAGAAAAGAATGTATCTAATTTTGATGTTGTAATATTTGGTGTTACTGGCAATTTGTCTAGAAGAAAACTTATCCCTTCTCTTTTTAATTTATATAAGGATGGCCATATTAGTAATTTTAGGATTATTGGATTCTCACGAAGAAGCTTTACTGATGAGGAACTTAATATTTATGTTAAAGACTCTTTGTGGCAAGAAGAGTCTACTGTTTTAGTTGATGATTTTTTAAAATTTTTTGTTTATTTGTCAGGAGATTTTAGAGAAAAGGATGCTTATGTAAAATTATCGTCTCTTTTAGATAATAGAGAGAGGATATATTACCTCTCAACATCTCCTGAGTTTTATGAGGCTATAATTGAGAATTTAAAGCCATATTCATTTAATAATACTTCTTACTTGTCTAAGATTATTCTTGAAAAGCCTTTTGGTAGTAGTCTTGATACAGCCAGGTGTTTAAACTCTCTTCTTTATTCTGTGTTTAAAGAAGAACAAATTTACAGGATAGACCATTATTTAGGTAAAGAAACCGTTCAAAATATTTTTACATTTAGATTTGGGAATTCTATTTTTGAGAATATTTGGAACAATCGTTATGTGGATTTTGTTCAAATTACCGTGGCAGAGGAGGCCGGTATTGATGGTAGGGCTGAGTATTATGATTCTGTTGGCGCCTTAAGAGATATGGTTCAGAATCATATCTTGCAACTTTTAAGTTTAATTGCAATGGAACCTCCCATTGGATTTAATGCTGATTTTATTCATGACGAAAAGGTGAAGGTTTTAAAAAGTTTAAAAAAATTAAATAGAAAGACCATGCAAAATTATATTGTTAAAGGACAATATGTGTGTTCTCAGGTACAAGGGATTTTAAAAAAAGGATATAGAGAAGAAGCTGAGTTTTTAAGTACTTCAAATACTGAGACTTATTTGGCTATGAAATTGTTTATTGATAACTGGCGTTGGTCTGGGGTTCCTTTTTATATTAGGACGGGAAAAGCACTTGTGAGGAAATTTTCAGAAATATATATTCAGTTTAAAAAGCCCGGGTTTACTATTTTTAATACTGAGTTAAATAATCTTTCAAATGCTTTGATTTTTAGAATTCAACCAAGAGATGGTATTGAAATTAAGTTTAATACTAAGCGCCCGGGATATAATTATGAGATTCAAGAAGCTAATATGGAATTTTCTTATCATGCTTCATTTAACAAATTTTTTGGTGAATCTTATGAGAGATTACTTTTTGATGCTTTTTTGGGCGATAGAACCTTGTATGCTCGTAATGATGAGATTGATAGTTCTTGGGAATTTGTATCAGATATTCTTGATAAGTGGTCAGACATTAAGAATTGGGATTATTTTTATGGTTCAGAAGGACCAGTTGAAGCAAATATGGTTTTAGAAAAGGATCATTTTTGGCGTAAGATGTAG
- the ylqF gene encoding ribosome biogenesis GTPase YlqF → MSSKINWFPGHMKRALDLIQANLKRTNIVLEILDARAPMSSKNPLTEKIIKNSNKDKIILLNKSDLVKTREILKWREYFETLGNNVLITNIYKKGMKKQIIDNIKKIANVKKIKTYTEKIKVLVIGVPNVGKSSIINLLVGKKSTSVANKPGHTRNIQILKVNEEINIFDMPGILWHNLEDQEIAKKLAILDMIKNEIIDNTELALYLLKEMHINNKNKLLNKYSIKSTDSLQILEEFARTRGFINKKHAMDIERASKILIKEYREGKFGKIILDVKCHHNNK, encoded by the coding sequence ATGTCAAGTAAAATCAACTGGTTCCCTGGTCATATGAAAAGAGCCTTGGACTTAATCCAGGCAAATCTTAAGAGAACAAATATTGTATTAGAAATACTTGACGCTAGAGCTCCAATGAGTAGCAAAAATCCACTAACTGAAAAAATAATTAAAAACTCAAATAAGGATAAAATAATACTTTTAAACAAATCAGACCTTGTAAAGACAAGAGAAATTTTGAAATGGAGAGAATATTTTGAAACACTTGGAAATAATGTACTAATCACAAACATATACAAAAAAGGAATGAAAAAACAAATAATTGACAACATAAAAAAAATAGCTAATGTAAAAAAAATTAAAACTTACACAGAAAAAATCAAAGTCTTAGTAATTGGGGTGCCAAATGTTGGGAAATCATCTATAATTAACCTACTTGTAGGAAAAAAAAGCACAAGTGTTGCAAACAAACCAGGACACACAAGAAATATACAAATATTAAAAGTAAACGAAGAGATCAATATCTTCGATATGCCAGGCATCTTATGGCACAACTTAGAAGACCAAGAAATTGCAAAAAAACTTGCAATACTAGACATGATAAAAAATGAAATAATAGACAATACAGAACTTGCACTATATCTACTTAAAGAAATGCACATAAATAACAAAAACAAATTACTAAATAAATATAGTATCAAATCAACAGATTCACTTCAAATTTTAGAAGAATTTGCAAGAACAAGGGGATTTATAAATAAAAAACATGCAATGGACATCGAACGGGCATCAAAAATACTAATAAAAGAATACAGAGAAGGTAAATTTGGGAAAATTATACTTGACGTAAAATGCCATCATAACAATAAATAA
- a CDS encoding Na+/H+ antiporter NhaC family protein: MNKGSHIRPNFLGLVPFLVFIIVYVGTGVALEMQGVEMAFYQMPPIIAMLLAVVTAFLLFKGSFIEKLNEFIEGCSQTDIIFISFIFLISGAFSAVCKEIGSIETVANIGLKYIPANLLVAGIFLICLFLSTATGSFLGTVVAVTPIGFEIAGKSGIPLPMVAGAVLGGGAFGDSMSLISDTTIIASRTQGVKIIDVFRNGVFFTFPASILSTVAFAILGSYVGGVGVNVELGEISYLKVIPYLFVIIFAFLGVDVFLVLFLGILIAGGIGILNGDLTLLLMAQKINVGLLDLSEMLILVIFTGGISYMTISHGGFEWILTKLKYLAKCRRSAEFTITFLIVMVTGFLSNSGLAILVNETVTKGISEANSVCPKRCAALLSISSCALIGALPYGMHMISVMNIAKGAISPLDIMPFLFYQVFLGIIIIFSIAFLGLKNQFLNSTKP; this comes from the coding sequence ATGAACAAAGGTAGTCATATAAGGCCGAATTTTTTAGGGCTTGTTCCTTTCCTTGTTTTTATTATTGTTTATGTGGGAACAGGAGTGGCTTTAGAGATGCAAGGTGTAGAGATGGCTTTTTATCAGATGCCACCAATAATTGCTATGTTATTAGCTGTTGTTACTGCATTCCTTTTATTCAAGGGTTCGTTTATAGAGAAGCTGAATGAATTTATTGAAGGATGCTCACAGACTGATATTATATTTATATCCTTCATCTTTCTGATTTCAGGTGCTTTTTCTGCTGTTTGCAAGGAAATAGGTAGCATTGAAACCGTAGCAAATATTGGACTTAAGTATATACCCGCTAATTTGTTGGTAGCAGGAATATTTTTAATATGCCTTTTCCTTTCTACTGCAACTGGTAGTTTCCTTGGAACTGTTGTGGCTGTTACTCCAATTGGATTCGAGATAGCAGGTAAGAGTGGTATTCCATTGCCAATGGTTGCGGGAGCTGTGCTTGGGGGCGGTGCTTTTGGTGATAGCATGTCTTTAATATCAGATACAACTATTATTGCAAGTCGTACGCAAGGAGTTAAAATTATAGATGTTTTTAGGAATGGTGTTTTTTTTACATTTCCTGCATCTATTTTGTCGACTGTAGCATTTGCTATTTTAGGCTCTTATGTTGGTGGTGTTGGAGTTAATGTTGAGCTTGGTGAGATAAGTTATTTGAAAGTGATACCTTACCTTTTTGTTATAATTTTTGCGTTCTTAGGAGTAGATGTATTTTTAGTTTTATTTTTGGGAATATTGATTGCTGGTGGTATTGGTATTTTAAATGGTGATTTAACTTTACTTTTAATGGCTCAAAAGATTAATGTGGGGCTTTTAGATTTAAGTGAGATGCTTATTCTTGTTATTTTTACAGGAGGAATTTCTTATATGACTATTAGCCATGGAGGTTTTGAGTGGATCTTAACTAAATTGAAGTATCTAGCTAAGTGTAGGAGAAGTGCTGAGTTTACAATTACTTTTTTAATAGTTATGGTAACGGGTTTTCTTTCAAATAGTGGTCTTGCGATTTTGGTTAATGAGACTGTTACTAAGGGTATATCTGAGGCTAACTCTGTATGTCCTAAGCGTTGTGCGGCATTACTTTCAATTTCTTCTTGTGCTTTAATTGGTGCTTTACCATATGGTATGCATATGATAAGCGTAATGAATATTGCAAAAGGGGCTATATCCCCACTTGATATCATGCCGTTTTTGTTTTATCAAGTGTTTTTAGGTATTATTATTATTTTCTCTATAGCTTTTTTGGGATTGAAAAATCAGTTTTTAAATTCTACTAAACCTTGA
- a CDS encoding ABC transporter permease: protein MLKILKNTFLFLTFGFVYAPILILVVYSFNAGDNGFFYQGFSLKWYKEVFVSHQIKTVIYNTLLVAILSSLISIAIGILGAYSIYKTKNKKIKTILLSINKIPIINPDIVTGISLMTFYSLIKIQLGFSTMLMSHIIFSTPYIIIIILPKLYSLPENIIDAARDLGASESQIFKNIIYPEIIGSVVTGGLIAFTLSVDDFLISFFTTGQGFNNLSILINSLTKKGIKPIINAISSILFFVILSLLFIINKCVGIKKLTVDTEI from the coding sequence ATGCTTAAAATACTAAAAAATACTTTTTTATTTTTGACATTTGGATTTGTTTATGCGCCCATATTAATTTTAGTAGTTTATTCTTTTAATGCAGGAGACAATGGATTTTTTTATCAGGGATTTAGCCTAAAATGGTACAAAGAAGTCTTTGTATCACATCAAATAAAAACGGTCATATATAATACTTTACTAGTAGCAATACTATCGTCCTTAATTTCAATTGCAATTGGTATCCTGGGAGCTTACAGTATTTACAAAACAAAAAATAAGAAAATAAAAACTATTCTCTTATCAATAAATAAAATACCAATAATTAATCCTGATATTGTAACAGGAATTAGTTTAATGACATTTTATTCTTTAATAAAAATACAGCTAGGTTTCTCTACAATGCTAATGTCACACATAATCTTCTCAACGCCTTACATAATAATAATAATCCTGCCTAAACTATATTCTCTTCCAGAAAATATTATTGATGCAGCTCGTGATCTTGGGGCATCAGAGAGTCAAATTTTTAAAAACATAATATATCCAGAAATAATTGGAAGCGTGGTAACAGGAGGCCTTATTGCATTTACATTATCGGTTGATGACTTTTTAATATCATTTTTCACAACAGGCCAGGGGTTTAATAACTTATCAATACTAATAAATTCTTTAACTAAAAAAGGTATAAAACCCATAATTAATGCCATTTCTTCTATATTATTCTTTGTAATACTGAGTCTATTATTTATTATTAACAAATGTGTGGGGATCAAAAAACTAACAGTAGATACAGAAATTTAA
- a CDS encoding N-acetylmannosamine-6-phosphate 2-epimerase has translation MHSSFIMSKMALAAKMGGAVGIRANSVLDIRQIKSEVDLPIIGIIKRVYNNSPVFITPTIKEVDELCSEGVDVIALDATLRERPDGLLLSEFFNKIKKKYPNQLFMADIASLEEAINADKLGFDFIGTTLHGYTKDTEGCNIADDDFAFLKNLLKYDFKSKLIVEGKIDTPLKAKRSFELGISLVVVGGAITRPMEITKNFVDKINEVKEI, from the coding sequence TTGCATAGTAGTTTTATTATGTCTAAGATGGCCTTAGCAGCAAAGATGGGCGGAGCGGTTGGAATTAGAGCCAATAGTGTTCTAGATATTCGTCAAATAAAATCAGAAGTTGATTTACCCATAATAGGTATTATTAAGAGAGTTTATAATAATTCCCCTGTTTTTATTACGCCTACTATTAAAGAAGTCGATGAACTTTGTAGTGAAGGGGTCGATGTTATTGCTCTGGATGCTACTCTTAGAGAGCGTCCCGATGGTCTTTTGCTATCTGAATTTTTTAATAAGATTAAGAAGAAATATCCCAATCAGCTATTTATGGCAGATATTGCTTCTTTAGAGGAGGCTATTAATGCAGATAAGCTTGGATTTGATTTTATTGGCACGACTTTACATGGATATACAAAGGATACTGAAGGGTGTAATATTGCAGATGATGATTTTGCCTTTTTAAAAAATTTACTTAAGTATGATTTCAAATCGAAGTTAATAGTTGAGGGAAAAATTGATACTCCTCTTAAGGCTAAGAGAAGTTTTGAACTTGGAATTTCTTTGGTTGTTGTAGGTGGGGCTATTACACGACCTATGGAAATTACGAAAAATTTTGTTGATAAAATAAATGAGGTTAAAGAAATTTGA
- a CDS encoding ABC transporter ATP-binding protein has translation MHNYILEIKDLSHYYTDSSNKVLDTINLKIKKNEFITLLGPSGCGKTTLIKIIGGFLNQTEGKIHFLSKEISKITPNKREINTVFQNYALFPHMNVFDNISFGLRMKKTNNNLIKEKVKAVLSLIDMQKYAYRNINELSGGQKQRVAIARAIIMEPKLLLLDEPLSALDLKMRQEMQRELKKIQRKLGITFIYVTHDQEEALTMSDRIVVMNEGVILQIGTPEEIYNEPKTKFVASFIGESNIFEGTYEKEFVVNMFGKDFKCLDKGFKNKESVDLVIRPEDVRILPKGQGHLSGIITSAIFQGVHYEMTLEIQKSNWLVQSTKLTNVGEEVDISLGPDDIHVMCKEQ, from the coding sequence TTGCATAATTATATCCTAGAGATTAAAGACTTAAGTCATTACTACACTGATAGTAGTAATAAAGTTCTAGATACAATTAATTTAAAAATTAAAAAAAATGAATTCATTACTTTACTTGGTCCATCAGGATGCGGCAAAACAACACTAATCAAAATAATAGGGGGTTTTTTAAATCAAACTGAAGGAAAAATTCATTTCCTATCAAAAGAGATTTCAAAAATTACGCCTAATAAAAGAGAGATTAATACTGTATTTCAAAACTACGCACTCTTCCCACACATGAATGTTTTTGACAATATTTCATTCGGACTTAGAATGAAAAAGACAAACAACAACTTAATAAAAGAAAAAGTAAAAGCCGTACTTTCCCTAATTGACATGCAAAAATACGCCTACAGAAATATTAATGAACTATCGGGTGGACAAAAACAAAGAGTTGCAATTGCAAGAGCTATAATTATGGAACCTAAACTGTTACTCTTAGATGAACCACTCTCAGCTCTTGATTTAAAGATGAGACAAGAAATGCAAAGAGAGCTTAAAAAAATACAAAGAAAGCTTGGAATAACATTTATCTATGTCACACATGATCAAGAAGAAGCATTAACAATGAGCGATAGAATAGTAGTAATGAATGAAGGTGTAATTCTTCAAATTGGAACACCTGAGGAAATTTACAATGAACCCAAAACAAAATTTGTAGCTAGCTTTATTGGAGAGAGCAATATTTTTGAAGGAACTTATGAAAAAGAATTCGTTGTTAATATGTTTGGTAAAGATTTCAAATGTCTTGATAAGGGATTTAAAAATAAAGAATCTGTTGATCTTGTAATAAGGCCAGAAGATGTAAGAATACTACCAAAAGGTCAAGGACATTTAAGTGGAATAATTACTTCAGCAATATTCCAGGGCGTACACTACGAAATGACACTAGAGATTCAAAAATCCAATTGGTTAGTTCAAAGCACAAAACTAACAAATGTTGGAGAAGAAGTTGACATCTCATTAGGCCCTGATGACATTCATGTAATGTGCAAGGAACAATAA
- a CDS encoding ABC transporter substrate-binding protein codes for MKKILVSITILIVISCSFQKKQNTLSILNWAEYIDEELIAQFERENKVKINYECVNNNEEMMAKFNNTKGYYDIIVPSEYLVEDLVNANKIEALDHSKLPNVKNNILSELKSLEYDPGNIYSVPLFWGVMGILYNKTKVDIEDMNEFDILFNEKYKKEIAMLDSPKENIGVALKKLGYSLNEHNISKIKKAEELLKKQSPLVVGYFSDIAAKSLMLNGEASIQLTWSGEALDAMHKDPNLDFYVPKSTNLWIDVMAIPADAPNKELAHKFINFLYENEASYANYKETNYNSPNKNVFKQLKEEAKDNPEINLYLEERFVPKNFSTHEVFKMIPKKIKEEQMRIYVELSS; via the coding sequence TTGAAAAAAATTTTAGTATCAATAACAATTTTGATAGTCATCTCTTGTTCTTTCCAAAAGAAACAAAATACTCTTAGTATCCTTAACTGGGCAGAATATATTGATGAAGAATTAATAGCCCAATTTGAAAGAGAAAATAAAGTAAAAATAAATTATGAATGCGTCAACAACAATGAAGAAATGATGGCAAAATTTAATAACACAAAAGGTTATTATGATATCATAGTTCCATCAGAATATTTGGTTGAAGATTTAGTAAATGCAAATAAAATTGAAGCTCTAGACCATTCAAAACTGCCAAATGTAAAAAATAACATATTAAGCGAACTTAAAAGTCTAGAATATGATCCTGGTAATATTTATTCTGTACCTCTCTTTTGGGGAGTAATGGGAATACTTTATAACAAAACCAAAGTTGACATAGAAGATATGAATGAATTTGATATACTATTTAATGAAAAATACAAAAAAGAAATTGCAATGTTAGACTCCCCAAAAGAAAATATTGGGGTCGCACTTAAAAAACTTGGTTATTCCTTAAATGAACACAACATATCTAAAATCAAAAAAGCCGAAGAATTATTAAAAAAACAATCCCCCTTAGTAGTGGGCTATTTCTCAGATATTGCTGCAAAATCACTAATGCTAAATGGTGAAGCATCCATTCAACTAACATGGAGCGGAGAAGCATTAGATGCAATGCACAAAGACCCAAATTTAGACTTTTATGTACCTAAAAGCACAAATCTCTGGATTGATGTCATGGCAATTCCAGCAGACGCACCTAACAAAGAACTTGCCCATAAATTCATAAACTTTCTTTATGAAAACGAGGCATCTTATGCAAACTATAAAGAGACAAACTATAACTCACCAAACAAAAATGTGTTTAAGCAATTAAAGGAAGAAGCAAAAGACAATCCTGAAATTAATCTATACTTAGAAGAAAGATTTGTTCCAAAAAACTTTTCAACACACGAAGTATTTAAAATGATACCTAAAAAAATAAAAGAAGAACAAATGAGAATATATGTAGAATTATCATCTTAA
- a CDS encoding PTS transporter subunit EIIC produces MGKFFENAQKFGRSFMLPIAILPAAGLFLGVGGALSNPATINAYSFLNVFFIQSVFNVMRTAGAIIFVNLPPIFAIGVAVGLAKSDKGTAGLSAFIGYLVLNSTIGILVDMFGKAEDLSSGAVGVILGIKTLETGVFGGIIVGILTYYLHNKFNKIEFPRVLGFFSGSRFIPIVVSCSNILLAVCMFIFWPFMQSGISRVGVLVDATGYVGTLIYGIFLRMLGPFGLHHIFYLPFWTTGLGGSEIINGKLVEGTQNIFFAELASQSTDRFFIGTSRFMSGRFITMMFGLPGAALALYRLAKPSQKAKVFGLLFSSALTSFLTGITEPLEFSFLFVAPVLYVIHAVFDGFAFMFAHILEITIGQTFSGGFIDFILFGILQGNARTNWILVPMVGVFWFFLYYFSFTFLISKFDYKTPGREDSINSNDAFLSVANGKRDNVASQVIMGLGGSDNIIELDCCATRLRVTVKDSLKVLKDTLENTGAKGIIIKSSGVQVIYGPGVSVLKNEIEEILDN; encoded by the coding sequence ATGGGGAAATTTTTTGAGAATGCCCAGAAATTTGGGCGTTCTTTTATGTTGCCTATTGCTATTCTTCCTGCGGCAGGATTATTTTTAGGTGTTGGAGGTGCTCTCTCTAATCCGGCAACTATCAATGCATATTCTTTTTTGAATGTGTTTTTTATCCAGTCAGTGTTTAATGTAATGCGTACCGCAGGTGCTATTATTTTTGTTAATTTGCCCCCGATATTTGCAATTGGAGTTGCTGTTGGACTTGCAAAATCAGACAAAGGAACAGCGGGACTTTCTGCCTTTATTGGGTATCTTGTTTTAAATTCTACTATTGGCATTTTAGTTGATATGTTCGGAAAAGCTGAAGATCTCTCAAGTGGAGCTGTTGGGGTGATACTTGGGATTAAAACTTTAGAGACAGGCGTTTTTGGTGGGATTATTGTTGGTATTTTGACTTATTATCTTCACAATAAGTTTAATAAAATTGAATTTCCAAGAGTTCTTGGATTTTTTTCAGGGTCTAGGTTTATACCAATAGTAGTTTCTTGTTCAAATATTCTTCTTGCTGTATGTATGTTTATATTTTGGCCGTTCATGCAATCTGGAATTAGCAGAGTGGGTGTATTAGTAGATGCGACAGGATATGTTGGTACTCTTATTTACGGCATTTTTTTACGAATGCTCGGTCCTTTTGGACTGCATCATATATTTTATTTGCCTTTTTGGACAACTGGTCTTGGTGGTTCTGAAATTATTAATGGTAAGTTAGTTGAAGGAACTCAGAACATTTTTTTTGCTGAGCTTGCATCTCAGAGTACTGATAGATTTTTTATTGGAACTAGTCGTTTTATGAGTGGAAGATTTATTACTATGATGTTTGGACTACCAGGTGCTGCTCTTGCGCTTTATCGCCTTGCAAAGCCTAGTCAAAAGGCAAAAGTTTTTGGACTTTTGTTTTCATCAGCTTTAACTTCCTTTTTAACGGGAATTACAGAACCTCTTGAATTTTCTTTTCTTTTTGTAGCACCAGTTCTTTATGTGATTCATGCGGTGTTTGATGGTTTTGCATTTATGTTTGCTCATATTCTAGAAATTACAATAGGACAGACTTTTTCTGGAGGATTTATTGATTTTATTCTTTTTGGGATTTTGCAGGGAAATGCAAGAACAAATTGGATTTTAGTTCCAATGGTAGGTGTTTTCTGGTTCTTCCTATATTATTTTAGTTTTACTTTTTTAATATCTAAATTTGACTATAAGACCCCTGGGAGGGAAGATAGTATCAATTCTAATGATGCATTTCTTTCTGTTGCAAATGGAAAGAGAGACAATGTTGCGTCTCAAGTAATTATGGGCCTTGGAGGGTCTGATAATATTATTGAACTTGATTGTTGCGCCACAAGGCTTAGAGTTACTGTAAAAGATTCTCTGAAAGTTTTAAAAGATACTCTGGAGAATACTGGGGCAAAGGGAATTATTATCAAGAGTAGTGGCGTACAGGTGATTTATGGTCCTGGAGTTAGTGTGCTTAAAAATGAAATTGAGGAAATTCTTGACAATTAA